The following are encoded in a window of Dysidea avara chromosome 4, odDysAvar1.4, whole genome shotgun sequence genomic DNA:
- the LOC136253467 gene encoding uncharacterized protein, with the protein MEEDLTDLIKDDDMSLLFDELPPTVFPPTSSSRMSPQQLSRSTSPPSSLMMSPRRPSRSASPLSSSRMSPQQACQSVPPLLPDKPLSNQIVSPIASPTDDTSSPPDHMESESQRTIE; encoded by the exons ATGGAAGAGGATTTAACTGATCTTATCAAAGATG ATGATATGTCACTGCTATTTGATGAATTACCACCAACTGTGTTTCCACCAACATCTAGttcaaggatgtcaccacaACAACTGAGTAGAAGTACATCACCACCATCTAGCTTAATGATGTCACCACGGCGACCAAGTAGAAGTGCATCACCACTGTCtagctcaaggatgtcaccacagCAAGCATGTCAAAGTGTGCCACCACTGTTACCTGACAAACCATTGTCAAATCAAATTGTATCTCCTATAGCATCTCCTACAGATGATACGTCATCACCACCTGATCACATGGAGTCGGAGTCTCAGAG aacCATTGAATGA